DNA from Carassius carassius chromosome 25, fCarCar2.1, whole genome shotgun sequence:
CCCAACACCAAACAAGATGGAAGCACATCAGGTAAGAATACACAactatatttagtcatttattgtTGGTTTGCAAGGTGTTTCACGAGGTTAAGGAAGAATTTTAGGTAAAATGTTGTATACTGATCACGTGATATTATGCCATGATATAGACACGCTGCTAAAATGCATGGTAGATTGTGATCTTAGTTACTTCTCGGATCCTGGGTCACCTTAACTTGAAACTGAACCTTCAACAATGTGTAAGGAACCCAGATCCTTATCCAGAATGCTGTCATCAGTTTAGATCTACTTGACTCCAGCGTCTCTCATAGAGAAACTTAGAGTATTCATTACACTAAAAGTCCCCCTGGAGAAACCTAAGGTTAAACACCTTGCCCACGACCTTAAACCATAAGCAAAACCATTGCAATTTTATAACTGCCTTTAAACTATTAATAATCCTTCAGAGAAACACTATAATATACAGTTATTTATGAATAGCATGCATGCATGCAGTTTGTATGATCCCGTGTTAcacttacatttatgtatttgggAGATGTTTTTTTATCTATAGTGGCAAACACCTCCTTTATACATCTACATGTATTCAAAAAAATGATGCAATCTCACGAACAACAAAAGTGCCATTCAAAGagcaaatttaaatataatttaatttatcaaaCAAATATAGGAAATGTGTATTTTGCTTTGTTGATGTAACATGCTTGTTCACAGTGGATGAGTTCTTGGAATTTGAGGAAATACATATCGGTGGTCAGAGGAGGTCCTCCCCACCTCAGGTGCTCCCTCAAGTGTGGTGATGCATGTCAACCTGCCGATGGTGACATATAAACAAAGTGTGTGCCTATGGAGATGAGAAACAGGTCTTATGTATGTAAATGTTGTGTGCTTTAGATCACAGATGACCCATGTCATAACCTAGTACATAAAAGCTAGTTTTCTTGTTTTAATACATCAGTTTTCTTTCTGCTGCACCTATTGTTATTTTTCGTTATAGCTTTGTTTCATATATAGTTATGGGCAGTGGATCTTCTTTAGTAGACTAGTCCAAGCTTCAGaggtttattttgaatttaaagtGGGTCTCAAAAAGAGTTGTCTTCTATCGTACGGACACTTGATACACAGAAGATAGGAAGAGAGAAAGGACGTAATATATTTTCCTATTTCTGTGTTGATGAAATGTGTATTCTGTGGAATAGATTTAAATGTAGGAAAatatgttgatatatatataaccactattattttactatcaaaatgttaatatgtaaaataatatttcaagttTTGATATCATTgagaaactattttatttttgttaatgttttgaattcagatataatttttatatttacaattgcttttgtcatttttattagttttttatgtcTAAATATTTTTTCTGATTTTAGTGCTTTAACTttttttgacttttatttattttttgctttaaccggttttattatttttaaagtttgttttatttcaagagatttttttaaatggttttaattaacaataattaaacTGGTAAATCTTTTCCTTATCTCTAAGGAACAAATAATGAAAATGGTGGTCCTGCAGCAGACAGCGAGACGGTTCCAGACCAGACCCAGGCCGAGGAATCTCCTCAGACATCCAGTGCAGCTCCTGTTGCCTCGGAGGAAATACAGAGCTCTGCGGCTGCTGTAGCTCACAGTGAACCAGAAGCGGCTGCATCTGACCAGCCTGCCGAACCCGAATCAAACCCCTCCACAACAGCTGACAATACTGAAGAACCAGCACCAAGTGGTACGTTTCACATTAACAGACAACAACACTAAGTTTTCTGCCAGTTTCCATATCTTAAAGAGATGGTGAGCCAAGTCTCATGGAAAAACTGGCTCACAGTAGTTCTTCAAGATCAAGGTACATAATACTTTGTGTTCTATGCTTGTGCATGCAAATGGCCTTGGTACTTTCAAGGTACGTATCTCTAGATGCAAAACACCTTGCACATTCTCTCTTTGtatcat
Protein-coding regions in this window:
- the si:dkey-284p5.3 gene encoding uncharacterized protein si:dkey-284p5.3, giving the protein MGCASSTQTTAQDTTRPNTKQDGSTSGTNNENGGPAADSETVPDQTQAEESPQTSSAAPVASEEIQSSAAAVAHSEPEAAASDQPAEPESNPSTTADNTEEPAPSENTTEAQAESSPPEEAPASGGEG